In Thermosipho atlanticus DSM 15807, one DNA window encodes the following:
- a CDS encoding phospho-N-acetylmuramoyl-pentapeptide-transferase: protein MEAVYIILAFVITSILFPIYIKIMRRYKLGQYIRKEGPDLHNYKTGTPTAGGILFVIISTIFGIIMRAPLVLILSLALFGIVGFIDDFASIKKKDALGLRAYQKFLLQVLFSIFIISFTDVKPIFGKEVSGFTFYLFWVFVIVGASNAVNLTDGLDGLAGWVWVTSILPMAFLLKDKFSLLVVATVLSFLLFNTRPASIFMGDTGSLALGAFLATFALYYNAETQLAFSSSIFIVETLSVILQVGSYKLFRRRIFKMSPIHHHFELIGWKEEKIVGVFSAINLVIAVSYMILSW, encoded by the coding sequence ATGGAAGCAGTTTATATTATTTTAGCTTTTGTAATTACAAGTATATTGTTCCCAATATACATTAAGATAATGAGAAGGTATAAATTGGGACAGTATATAAGGAAAGAGGGGCCCGATCTTCATAATTATAAAACGGGAACACCAACAGCAGGTGGTATTCTTTTTGTTATTATCTCAACAATTTTTGGAATAATAATGAGGGCGCCTCTAGTGTTAATTTTATCACTTGCGTTATTTGGTATTGTTGGCTTTATAGATGATTTCGCAAGTATAAAGAAGAAAGACGCACTGGGTCTTCGAGCCTATCAAAAATTTCTTTTACAAGTTTTATTTTCAATATTTATTATTTCTTTTACTGATGTTAAACCAATCTTTGGAAAAGAAGTTTCAGGATTTACTTTTTATCTTTTCTGGGTTTTTGTAATAGTTGGAGCATCAAACGCTGTAAATTTAACGGATGGTCTTGATGGCCTTGCAGGTTGGGTTTGGGTAACATCAATCCTTCCAATGGCTTTTTTATTAAAAGATAAGTTTTCTCTTCTTGTAGTTGCAACTGTTTTATCTTTCTTACTTTTCAATACCAGACCTGCATCGATATTCATGGGAGATACAGGTTCTTTGGCGCTTGGTGCGTTTCTTGCAACTTTTGCTTTGTATTATAACGCTGAAACGCAACTTGCATTTTCATCCTCCATTTTTATTGTAGAGACACTCAGTGTTATACTACAAGTGGGTTCGTATAAATTGTTTAGAAGAAGGATCTTCAAAATGTCTCCTATTCACCACCATTTTGAACTAATCGGTTGGAAGGAAGAAAAGATCGTAGGTGTTTTTTCGGCAATAAACCTTGTTATAGCAGTTTCGTATATGATTCTAAGTTGGTGA
- a CDS encoding MraY family glycosyltransferase — MGVFLSFFFGLIDDVKNLSYKSKFLFESVISLIFVLNTNLTLFGYNGILVKIFTFFWFIAIVNGFNMIDGLNGLSTGVFLIYSLFLKSYNLSFIYLPIYLFNLFGKFFMGESGTLLSSFLLLTFLSKQNNELVFLTVFFGYPAYEVISSFLRRIISGKSPFLPDRKHLHHVFSERFGNITFLFFAYTLSVLFILLSHKLYGVFFYIFICLSLFIFQRKIKGSNGNL; from the coding sequence ATGGGGGTTTTTCTTTCATTTTTCTTTGGACTTATTGACGATGTAAAGAATTTATCTTATAAATCAAAGTTTTTGTTTGAATCGGTTATATCTTTAATATTTGTTTTAAATACAAATCTTACGCTTTTTGGTTATAACGGGATTTTAGTAAAAATATTTACTTTTTTCTGGTTTATAGCTATTGTAAACGGGTTTAATATGATTGATGGTTTAAACGGACTTTCAACGGGTGTGTTTTTGATTTACTCGTTGTTTTTAAAAAGCTACAACCTATCATTTATTTATCTTCCAATTTATCTTTTTAACCTTTTCGGGAAGTTTTTTATGGGAGAGTCCGGGACACTTCTTTCGTCATTTTTGCTTTTAACTTTCCTTTCAAAGCAAAATAATGAATTAGTTTTCCTTACAGTATTCTTTGGGTACCCTGCATATGAAGTTATCTCAAGTTTTTTAAGAAGAATTATATCCGGCAAGAGTCCATTCTTGCCGGATAGAAAGCACCTTCACCATGTATTTTCTGAAAGGTTTGGAAACATTACTTTTTTGTTTTTTGCATACACTCTCTCAGTTCTTTTTATTTTGTTATCCCATAAACTCTACGGAGTTTTCTTCTACATCTTCATTTGTCTTTCCTTGTTCATCTTCCAACGCAAAATTAAGGGAAGCAATGGCAACCTCTAA
- a CDS encoding DUF1385 domain-containing protein: MKVGGQAIIEGVLMMGKKVAIAVRDKKGEIVTEELGKIKKTKYLKIPFLRGFFSLYYSLYYGMKALDRSAEISSGEEMKKSDTFISILIAVVMGIGLFILLPVWLTNMLGVKNNEFLFSIVDGFIRLGLFLLYVWIISFLKDVKRVFQYHGAEHKTIHAYEHGEKLTPENVKKYTTIHPRCGTNFVMIFLIVAILLFSLFGIWKPLTGWERVIIRIIFIPIVASLSYELLKVFDKFPFLRFLSFPGLLLQKLTTAEPDLSQLEVAIASLNFALEDEQGKTNEDVEENSVEFMG, translated from the coding sequence ATGAAAGTTGGTGGACAAGCAATAATCGAAGGTGTCCTCATGATGGGCAAAAAGGTTGCAATAGCTGTTAGAGATAAAAAAGGGGAAATAGTAACCGAAGAACTCGGTAAAATTAAAAAAACCAAGTATCTAAAAATACCATTTTTAAGGGGATTTTTTAGCTTGTATTACTCCCTCTACTATGGAATGAAAGCACTTGATAGATCAGCAGAAATTTCTTCAGGAGAAGAAATGAAAAAATCTGATACTTTTATTTCCATTCTCATTGCTGTTGTAATGGGAATAGGACTTTTCATTCTTCTTCCAGTTTGGCTTACAAATATGTTAGGTGTTAAAAACAACGAATTTTTATTTTCCATTGTCGATGGATTTATCCGCCTTGGTTTATTTCTTCTTTATGTTTGGATAATATCTTTTCTTAAAGATGTTAAAAGGGTTTTCCAATATCACGGAGCAGAGCACAAAACAATACATGCGTATGAACATGGAGAGAAACTCACACCGGAAAATGTTAAAAAGTATACAACCATACATCCACGTTGTGGAACTAACTTTGTAATGATCTTCCTCATTGTTGCAATATTACTATTTAGTCTTTTTGGAATATGGAAACCTTTAACTGGTTGGGAAAGAGTAATAATTAGAATTATTTTTATTCCCATCGTAGCTTCTTTGTCATATGAACTTTTAAAAGTTTTTGACAAATTTCCTTTTTTAAGGTTTTTATCTTTTCCAGGGTTACTTCTTCAAAAACTTACTACTGCAGAACCTGATCTTTCACAATTAGAGGTTGCCATTGCTTCCCTTAATTTTGCGTTGGAAGATGAACAAGGAAAGACAAATGAAGATGTAGAAGAAAACTCCGTAGAGTTTATGGGATAA
- a CDS encoding stage V sporulation protein S — METLKVSSKSNPNKVAGAIVGSLTKNEKLEIQAIGAGAVNQASKALAVARRFLSEDGKDLFAVPGFIEVEIDGETRTGISFKVYLTTKKAE; from the coding sequence ATGGAAACTTTGAAAGTCAGCTCAAAATCAAACCCCAACAAAGTTGCAGGAGCGATTGTAGGTTCTCTTACCAAAAACGAAAAACTTGAAATCCAAGCAATAGGGGCAGGAGCTGTCAATCAAGCATCAAAAGCGCTTGCGGTAGCAAGAAGGTTCTTGTCTGAAGACGGAAAAGATCTCTTTGCAGTACCAGGTTTTATTGAAGTAGAGATTGATGGAGAAACAAGAACAGGTATTTCTTTCAAGGTATATCTTACTACAAAGAAAGCTGAGTAA
- a CDS encoding glycoside hydrolase family 65 protein produces the protein MTANKWIIEDTKFEVNNVKETIFTLANGKIGVRGTHEELFEAETPGTYVAGIFDKSEAQVKELVNLPYFWGLRIYIGNEFLNPLECEILDYKRHLNMKEAAIYRYLKVKDKKGRITIIRGIKFLSFKKRNLALAKYEITPENYDEKIYIEHFIDGTTKNSKKNPAEKVKHYKLKNTKVSNDYIYTEAHTRESHYKVSIISFLDCRGNKISKDLDDSITQTVEIFPKKGEKFSVTVYTSIISNREIENLFTENLKELNKAKDMGFEKLFDEHKKELERLWKIANIDIEGDEKADKALRFNIFVLLSMGNPDDEKVSIAAKGLHGEGYKGHVFWDTEIYMLPFYIYVYPKAARAMLMYRYHTLQAAINNARKNGYKGAQYPWESADTGEEETPKWGEDYYGNKVRIWTGDIEYHITADVAVAIVEYLKATNDWDFFLNYGFEILLETARFWSSRVEFNSKKERYEINNVIGPDEFHEHVNNNFYTNFLAKWNILKAIEYTNFVKNNYPKEYEKTIKKVGLTEKEIKHWKEVANKLYIPWDKKSHLIEQFEGYFNLEDKKITEFDEKNMPVWPKGVDLSNLNNYQLIKQPDVIMAMFVLPQEFDDITKKVNYEYYEQRTMHKSSLSPSIYAILGLTIGNHEKAYQHFMRTALVDLENNQGNTEHGIHAASAGGTWQAAIFGFGGMRIENDTLSFHPWLPKHWKSMSYKIIFKENIYNVFITNQNVKITKIPYLK, from the coding sequence ATGACGGCAAATAAATGGATAATTGAAGACACAAAATTCGAAGTTAATAACGTTAAAGAAACTATATTCACACTCGCAAATGGAAAGATTGGAGTTAGGGGAACTCACGAAGAACTTTTTGAAGCTGAAACTCCTGGTACATATGTTGCAGGCATTTTTGATAAATCTGAAGCACAAGTAAAGGAACTTGTAAATTTACCATATTTCTGGGGACTTAGAATCTACATTGGTAATGAATTTTTAAATCCCCTTGAATGTGAGATTCTTGATTACAAAAGACATTTAAATATGAAAGAAGCAGCTATTTATAGATATTTAAAAGTTAAAGATAAAAAAGGACGCATAACTATAATACGAGGAATAAAATTTTTAAGTTTTAAGAAAAGAAACCTTGCACTAGCAAAATACGAAATTACCCCCGAAAATTATGACGAAAAGATATACATTGAACACTTTATCGATGGAACAACAAAAAATTCAAAGAAGAATCCCGCAGAAAAGGTAAAGCATTACAAACTTAAAAATACAAAAGTTAGTAATGATTATATTTACACAGAAGCACATACGAGAGAATCACATTACAAAGTGTCAATAATATCATTTTTAGACTGTAGAGGTAACAAAATCTCAAAAGATTTAGATGACTCTATTACCCAAACTGTGGAAATATTCCCCAAAAAAGGCGAAAAATTTTCAGTCACCGTTTATACAAGTATCATATCGAATAGAGAAATTGAAAATCTATTTACTGAAAACTTAAAAGAATTGAACAAAGCAAAAGATATGGGTTTTGAAAAACTTTTTGATGAACACAAAAAAGAACTTGAAAGACTCTGGAAGATAGCAAATATAGATATTGAAGGTGATGAAAAAGCGGATAAAGCTTTAAGATTCAACATCTTCGTATTATTATCCATGGGAAATCCAGACGATGAGAAAGTAAGTATAGCGGCAAAAGGTTTACATGGCGAAGGATATAAAGGACACGTATTCTGGGACACAGAAATCTATATGCTTCCATTTTATATTTACGTATATCCAAAAGCTGCTAGAGCAATGTTGATGTATAGATATCACACATTACAAGCTGCAATTAATAACGCAAGAAAAAATGGATATAAAGGAGCACAATACCCGTGGGAATCTGCTGATACAGGTGAAGAAGAAACACCAAAATGGGGTGAAGACTATTACGGTAATAAAGTGAGAATTTGGACGGGAGACATAGAATACCATATAACAGCAGATGTAGCAGTTGCAATAGTCGAATATCTAAAAGCAACTAATGACTGGGATTTTTTCTTAAACTATGGTTTTGAAATATTACTTGAAACAGCGAGATTTTGGAGCAGTAGGGTAGAGTTTAACTCTAAAAAAGAGCGGTATGAGATAAATAACGTAATTGGGCCAGATGAATTCCATGAACATGTAAATAACAACTTTTATACTAATTTTCTTGCAAAATGGAATATATTAAAAGCTATAGAATATACAAATTTTGTAAAAAATAACTATCCAAAAGAATATGAAAAAACAATTAAAAAAGTTGGATTAACGGAAAAAGAAATTAAACATTGGAAGGAAGTAGCTAATAAACTGTACATTCCTTGGGATAAAAAATCCCATTTAATTGAGCAATTTGAAGGTTATTTTAATTTGGAAGATAAAAAGATTACAGAATTTGATGAAAAAAATATGCCAGTATGGCCCAAAGGAGTTGATCTATCAAATCTCAATAACTACCAGTTAATAAAACAACCCGACGTTATCATGGCAATGTTTGTGCTACCCCAAGAATTCGATGATATCACTAAAAAAGTTAACTATGAATATTACGAACAAAGGACTATGCACAAATCATCACTTAGTCCAAGTATCTATGCAATTCTTGGTTTAACTATTGGAAATCATGAAAAGGCATATCAACACTTTATGAGAACAGCCCTTGTAGATCTGGAAAACAACCAAGGTAACACGGAACATGGAATTCATGCTGCAAGTGCTGGAGGAACATGGCAAGCGGCAATATTCGGATTTGGTGGGATGAGAATTGAAAATGACACACTTTCATTTCATCCATGGCTTCCAAAACACTGGAAATCTATGAGCTACAAGATAATATTCAAAGAAAATATCTACAATGTTTTTATAACAAATCAAAATGTAAAAATTACTAAAATTCCTTATCTAAAGTAA
- a CDS encoding HAD family hydrolase — translation MLEAVIFDMDGVITDTVPLHFKAWKKMFEKHGYNFDFQTYKEKVDGKPRLDGIASVAVGVNKEELVKMAEEKQNYFLELVEKEPPKVFEDTLKLIKLLKENNIKIAVASSSKNTKVILENIGILNIFDAIVTGYDFKKGKPNPEIFQIAAERLNVKNSNCIVVEDSIEGVKAGNNAGMKTIGIARHGNESELSHANVVVSSLNEITIDFLKKLCSEEDEHDGK, via the coding sequence ATGCTTGAAGCCGTTATATTCGATATGGATGGAGTAATAACTGATACTGTTCCTCTTCACTTCAAAGCATGGAAAAAGATGTTTGAAAAACATGGTTACAACTTTGATTTTCAAACTTACAAAGAAAAAGTTGATGGAAAACCAAGACTGGATGGTATCGCATCTGTAGCAGTTGGAGTAAATAAAGAAGAATTGGTAAAGATGGCTGAAGAAAAACAAAATTACTTTCTTGAACTTGTCGAAAAAGAACCTCCAAAGGTATTTGAAGATACGCTAAAACTAATTAAATTGCTAAAAGAAAACAATATAAAAATTGCAGTTGCTTCTTCTAGTAAAAATACAAAAGTCATACTCGAAAATATTGGAATATTAAACATATTCGACGCTATTGTAACGGGCTATGATTTTAAAAAAGGAAAACCTAACCCAGAAATCTTTCAAATAGCAGCAGAAAGATTGAATGTTAAAAATTCTAATTGTATAGTTGTGGAAGACTCCATTGAAGGAGTTAAAGCAGGCAACAACGCAGGTATGAAGACAATTGGAATAGCAAGGCACGGTAATGAAAGTGAGCTTTCACACGCAAATGTTGTTGTTTCATCTTTAAATGAAATAACCATTGATTTTCTGAAAAAACTTTGCTCTGAGGAGGATGAACATGACGGCAAATAA
- a CDS encoding carbohydrate ABC transporter permease yields MRRKIKISLVISYTVLIIYALVSLFPFVWAFLVSITPLNGVDPVTGEKFGVDIMKWPPEINLFRIPPKVFGVDATFENYKKIFEVVPYYSRWFLNTVIYASILTIGNVLLDTLGGYAFARLKFPFKNVWFTLFLATMMVPFQVTMIPQYNLMVKFGLVNTYPGLIIPKLTSVFGLFLMRQFFLNFPKELEEAAVIDGAGIFKSFFKIVLPNAKPAITALSIYTFLGAWNDFMWPLIMTSTKEMYTLTMGLNFFKTSYYTFWQYMMAATILMTIPMIIIFLSFQKQFVETGKLSAVKG; encoded by the coding sequence ATGAGAAGAAAAATAAAAATTTCACTGGTTATTTCATATACCGTGCTTATCATATACGCACTTGTTTCGCTGTTCCCGTTTGTATGGGCATTTTTGGTTTCAATTACACCTCTTAACGGTGTGGACCCAGTAACGGGTGAAAAATTTGGAGTGGATATAATGAAGTGGCCACCTGAGATAAATTTATTTAGAATACCTCCAAAGGTATTTGGTGTAGATGCCACTTTTGAAAATTACAAGAAAATTTTCGAAGTAGTTCCATATTATTCTAGATGGTTTTTAAATACCGTTATTTATGCTTCTATTCTTACAATTGGAAATGTTTTGCTTGATACCCTTGGTGGATATGCATTTGCAAGGCTAAAGTTTCCCTTTAAAAACGTGTGGTTTACACTTTTTCTTGCAACTATGATGGTTCCTTTTCAAGTAACCATGATACCCCAATACAACCTCATGGTAAAATTTGGCCTTGTTAACACATATCCAGGTTTAATTATTCCAAAACTTACAAGTGTCTTTGGTCTATTCCTCATGAGACAGTTTTTCTTAAACTTCCCTAAAGAACTCGAAGAGGCTGCGGTAATTGACGGAGCAGGTATTTTTAAGTCTTTCTTTAAAATTGTTCTACCAAATGCAAAACCTGCAATTACTGCTCTTTCAATCTACACATTTCTTGGTGCTTGGAATGATTTTATGTGGCCGTTAATAATGACTTCCACTAAAGAAATGTATACATTAACCATGGGGCTTAACTTTTTTAAAACATCGTATTATACATTCTGGCAATATATGATGGCTGCAACAATATTAATGACTATCCCCATGATCATTATTTTCCTTTCATTCCAAAAACAATTTGTTGAAACTGGAAAATTATCAGCTGTAAAAGGATAA
- a CDS encoding carbohydrate ABC transporter permease, giving the protein MIRKTKEAVAGYIFSLPIILTVIIFTIYPIFAAFYYSFTDYNPLNARNLETKFNPQEALEFHLGVFQSDVSSVDEIKDYFDLLSFIKYDVGVNLDENKEKIVLENFDTQKLLKDFVDGKLNKEMKLSQFMAEYLKTGAKYFRRYIPNFLGLDNFKKMFNDQYFKISLFNTFFYTIIVVPVQTFLALVLAVAANSKIRGVKFFKVTFFIPSITSSAAISMIFWMIYSKPGVLNRLLGYFGFQPIAWLENPNTALPAVMLMNIWTTAGYFMITFLAGLQDIPNSIYEAARIDGATPNKIFWKIILPLLRPQILFVATMGTIGCMQVFDQIYFLIKNMRNITISFYIYKNAFEYGNMGYASALSLVLFVIILLLTFIQRKLVKETY; this is encoded by the coding sequence ATGATAAGAAAAACTAAAGAAGCAGTTGCTGGCTATATTTTTTCTTTACCTATTATTCTAACAGTTATTATTTTTACAATTTATCCAATTTTTGCGGCATTCTATTATAGTTTTACAGATTACAATCCACTTAATGCTAGAAATCTCGAAACAAAGTTTAACCCTCAAGAAGCCCTTGAATTTCATTTGGGCGTTTTTCAAAGTGATGTCTCATCGGTGGACGAGATAAAAGATTACTTTGATCTCCTTTCGTTTATAAAATACGACGTTGGTGTAAACCTCGACGAAAACAAAGAGAAAATTGTTTTGGAAAATTTTGACACGCAAAAGCTATTAAAAGATTTTGTCGATGGAAAATTAAACAAGGAAATGAAATTATCTCAATTCATGGCAGAGTATCTAAAAACTGGTGCAAAATACTTTAGAAGGTATATTCCAAACTTTTTAGGACTTGATAATTTTAAAAAAATGTTTAACGATCAATATTTCAAAATTTCTCTCTTTAACACATTTTTCTACACTATAATTGTTGTACCTGTTCAAACATTCCTAGCTTTAGTTTTAGCAGTAGCAGCAAATTCAAAGATAAGAGGAGTGAAATTTTTTAAGGTCACATTCTTTATACCTTCTATAACTTCATCTGCTGCTATTTCTATGATTTTTTGGATGATTTATTCAAAACCTGGTGTTCTAAACCGTCTATTGGGATATTTTGGTTTTCAACCAATTGCGTGGCTCGAAAACCCAAACACGGCTCTCCCTGCAGTTATGCTTATGAATATCTGGACAACAGCAGGATACTTTATGATTACCTTTCTTGCTGGTCTTCAAGATATTCCAAATTCTATTTATGAAGCAGCACGAATTGACGGTGCAACACCAAATAAAATATTCTGGAAGATAATTCTGCCATTACTTAGACCTCAAATTCTCTTTGTTGCAACTATGGGTACTATTGGTTGTATGCAAGTTTTTGACCAGATATACTTTTTAATTAAAAATATGAGAAATATAACCATATCTTTCTATATTTACAAAAATGCATTCGAATATGGAAATATGGGATATGCTTCCGCTTTATCCCTCGTTCTGTTCGTAATAATACTACTTTTAACATTTATCCAAAGAAAATTAGTAAAGGAAACTTATTGA
- a CDS encoding ABC transporter substrate-binding protein, translating to MKKVFLVFLTVLIVSMAFSVTTITISGWPGNPDEEAAIKAAVDEFNATHKDIQINWEPIPGNYLETLKTRLSAGTAPDIFYVDVYFFEELAGKNVLLPLDIFIKKDNFDLSAYFEPLVEAFKFNNRVYGIAKDFSTLALYYNKEIFDKYGVPYPTNDDTWFDLLDKALQLKRKGFETPLVLAADFNRVIPFILGAGGKLVDENLNTALDTPASRFGIKFYIDMVTKYKVAVEPQQVGAGWIGEALGKEKVAMAMTGPWTLGFLKGSYPDVYKKIGVVEMPSLIKKSTMVYTVSWSINRSTPHKSEAWEVLKFLVTRGQEIFVKRAGVLASRKDIAAKDTDPIKVPFYKGAEYAYPWRVPTPTGIFSVANDQINSRLKDLFYGKITLDEALKQIKENYLDWVSGK from the coding sequence ATGAAAAAGGTATTTTTGGTATTTTTAACTGTGTTAATAGTTTCGATGGCGTTTTCTGTAACTACTATAACTATTTCCGGTTGGCCAGGAAATCCAGATGAAGAAGCTGCTATAAAAGCTGCCGTTGATGAATTTAACGCAACACATAAAGATATACAAATAAATTGGGAACCCATTCCTGGAAATTATCTTGAAACCCTTAAAACAAGACTTTCCGCTGGAACAGCACCGGATATTTTCTACGTTGATGTTTACTTTTTTGAAGAACTTGCTGGGAAAAACGTACTTTTGCCTTTAGATATTTTCATCAAAAAAGATAACTTCGATTTAAGTGCATATTTCGAACCTCTTGTTGAAGCTTTCAAATTCAACAACAGAGTATATGGTATCGCAAAAGACTTCTCCACCCTCGCTCTATACTATAACAAGGAAATATTTGACAAGTACGGTGTACCATATCCAACAAATGATGACACATGGTTTGATCTCCTTGACAAGGCACTACAATTAAAGAGAAAAGGGTTTGAAACACCGTTAGTATTAGCTGCCGACTTTAACAGAGTCATTCCATTCATCCTTGGAGCAGGTGGAAAACTCGTTGATGAAAATTTGAATACAGCCCTTGATACACCAGCTTCAAGATTTGGAATTAAGTTCTACATTGACATGGTTACAAAGTATAAGGTAGCTGTTGAACCTCAACAAGTGGGAGCAGGTTGGATAGGTGAAGCATTGGGAAAAGAAAAAGTAGCCATGGCAATGACGGGACCATGGACACTCGGTTTCTTAAAAGGTTCCTATCCTGATGTTTACAAGAAAATCGGTGTAGTTGAAATGCCGAGCCTTATTAAAAAATCAACCATGGTCTACACTGTTTCCTGGTCAATTAACAGGAGCACACCACACAAAAGCGAAGCATGGGAAGTATTAAAATTCCTTGTCACAAGAGGACAAGAAATATTTGTCAAAAGAGCAGGAGTCCTAGCATCCAGAAAAGATATAGCTGCCAAAGATACCGATCCTATTAAAGTTCCTTTCTACAAGGGTGCAGAATATGCATATCCATGGAGAGTTCCTACACCAACTGGTATATTCTCAGTTGCCAACGATCAAATCAATTCTAGATTAAAAGATTTATTCTATGGAAAGATTACTTTAGATGAAGCTTTAAAACAAATTAAAGAAAACTACCTTGATTGGGTAAGCGGAAAATAA
- a CDS encoding LacI family DNA-binding transcriptional regulator, producing MKIKDIAKIAGVSVATVSRVINNSPKVRPETREKILKIIEEYKYEPDHFAKSLRKRQSNIIGILLLRNSLSTEDSYTNPFLSGALEYLFHHDLKLVLDSCDTRNNLLHYKKLIKSKLVSGFIITDLREDDERIEYLNSINFPYVVIGRNKKNNFIYIDPDNEQGGYLGVEHLVEIGCKKILYISGSKGPVVTEQRLTGVLKAKEKFNVEITIKYGDFSKESGYMIAKKAKLEKYDGIFCASDLMAYGVFNYMKEKNIEKPLIGFDDLPSSKILGITSINQKIFDVGFNAAKMLHKIINKEKVKSMLLPVEISARESTLKFKK from the coding sequence TTGAAAATAAAAGATATTGCAAAAATAGCTGGAGTGTCTGTTGCAACTGTATCAAGGGTTATAAACAACTCACCAAAAGTTAGACCTGAGACAAGGGAAAAAATATTAAAAATAATCGAAGAATACAAATATGAACCCGATCATTTTGCAAAAAGTCTCAGAAAAAGACAATCAAATATCATTGGAATACTTTTATTGAGAAACTCCCTTTCAACCGAAGATTCATATACTAATCCATTTCTAAGTGGAGCTCTTGAATATCTTTTTCACCACGATTTGAAACTTGTGCTGGATTCTTGTGATACTAGAAACAACCTATTACATTACAAAAAACTTATAAAAAGTAAACTAGTGAGTGGTTTCATTATTACCGATTTAAGGGAAGATGATGAAAGAATAGAATATCTTAATTCAATCAACTTTCCATACGTAGTTATAGGTCGAAACAAAAAGAATAATTTCATTTATATTGATCCTGATAACGAGCAAGGTGGATACTTAGGAGTAGAACACTTAGTTGAAATAGGTTGTAAAAAAATACTTTATATAAGCGGAAGTAAAGGACCAGTTGTAACTGAACAAAGACTTACTGGGGTACTAAAGGCAAAAGAAAAATTCAACGTTGAAATAACAATAAAGTACGGTGATTTTTCCAAAGAATCCGGTTATATGATAGCAAAGAAAGCAAAACTTGAAAAATACGACGGAATCTTCTGTGCCTCCGATTTAATGGCTTACGGTGTTTTCAACTATATGAAAGAAAAAAATATCGAAAAACCACTCATTGGTTTTGATGATTTACCATCATCAAAAATACTTGGAATAACATCTATTAACCAGAAAATCTTCGATGTAGGATTTAATGCTGCAAAAATGCTACACAAAATTATCAACAAAGAAAAAGTAAAAAGCATGCTACTTCCAGTTGAAATCTCAGCAAGAGAAAGCACTTTAAAATTCAAAAAATAG